taaagtttaataaattttttgtaGAATTGTCTGAATCTTGTCTCATTTCCTGTAGAACGTACCTGTgtccttattattattattattattattctattttccTGGAGTTATTCCAGGTGGCGTTGTCGGttttataataaagaaaatccacccCCAGGTTGCCACACTTTTATAAAAAGCACATGAGGAGGACTAGCAGCGCTTGCTAACTACTAATCCAGGATATGTTACTGTGACGTTATATATACGTTAGAGGATTAGGGccccgaaaaaaaaaaattctgactttaatctcagaattctaaaattaaagtcagaattctgagatgaaagtcagaattctgatttttttttttttttttggtggccctaatcctatatatatatatatggtacggtatatatattaaattggtttaattaaaataagtttacaTCTCATTCTAACAGGGTGATGAATAAATAACTGACTCTGGATCATAGCTGAGTTGAGTTTTGTTATTCAGATCCTAATCCGACCTTAAAGTTTCActttctggtttctgtttcaAATGGTTGAAATGTTTAAGGTTTGAAATGTGTTACTCCTCTTAAAGTAGCGATGTCTTTTAAGCAAAGATGTGGTTATTCGTCTTTCTACTTGTTTGGGCTCATTTGCATCATCATAAACACGTTGGTTCTAATTTCCTGGTATCTCTTCCTGGTAAAGATTTTCCCTAGAGAACCAGTGACCGTACTACACGTTCACACTTGGCCTACCTGTGGTCTGTTTCGCGTCCGGGTTTCCGGCAGCAGCCATGGCAGAAATCAGTTCTGGGTTGGAAAatagctgcagctttaaatatcCAGTCCTAATAATATCATACAGGTTTTTACGGAAGGAGAAAAACGAAAGGGAAACTAGAGCCAACAGATGTGAGGCTGTGACGGCCGCTAGTGAAACTCGCCAAGTGATCAAAGGCTGGAAAAAGCAGCTATCTGGCGACATCTAGTGGTAATTATAAAGTACGTATACCTCTGCATCCCGTACGTATCTGTAGACTTAGCAATTCACCTAATTAAAGAGACAGTAATTTGTAATAGCTGTTTACTCCATCAGggtttatacatatttttccagaaaaaaattaagataccAGCATAAACCAAAAGCAAGGACACAACGATGAAAGGACATAGGGAATGGAGGAAGGACAAAAGGAAAGGAAGGAGAAACACAAGAAGAGAAGTGAAGGAGGAAAGATGCAAGGACAGAAGGGATGGAAGACGATAGGTACGAGTGAAGGAAAGGACAGAGACAGAAGTGAGGTAAGAGACACAAAGAGGGATAGAAATAAGGGCACAAATGAGGGcaacaaggaaggaaggatatAAAGATGGACAGAGAGAAGGAAAGGACACCAGACAGAAGATCACATATAGAAAATGTATTAGGAAATAAAGTCAGAGTAAAACTTGAAAGACAACCCTTATTTGACATGCAGTCTGTGAAAGATTTGCACTAAAAATGGACGTGGGGTGCGTGCCGCGGTGGCGTatgggatagcgcgacccatatttggaggcctggAGTCCTTGACATGGACATCGCGGGTTCAACTTCCGGACCCGGCGatctttgccgcatgtcctcccccctctctgttccccttcctgtcagcctactttcgtataagggacactagagcccacaaaaagaccccctggaggggtattAAAAAAAGTGGATGTCAGTAATTATGGCTTCCAACATGGCCTGTTGCTTTTAGGCTGGAATGATCACAGGGCAAACAAACTGTTCCAAGTTAgaatttattgcagattttctcTAGTTcacacagagtaaaaaatattcatataatcttaaatatataattacatCTCTACGAAATGCCAGTTGCAGAGAAACTATCCACTTTCTCCAGCTATCAAGAATCTTCTGTCACATTCTGGGCTGGATGGTCAACAACTAGCCGAGTTTGTTTAAATAGATTGTTTTTTAGGGGGTTTAAAGGAATAGATCACAATGTCTAATATGGAAGAGGTCAGTGCCAATATATTTGCTTAATGCTAAGTTTTGGTGTGTTGGGATTATGGTCCTGTGGGAACATCCAACTGTGTCCAAGTTTTATCCATTTTATACGACTGGAAGCCAAACAAACCCTCCGTTTGATACTGTCACCATGATGCCTGATTGTTCTAACattattctcagaatttttgATAAACAGCTACATCTTTGTCACGACTGACAATTTAACAGTTCTCCGGAAGGCATTTTGATTGTACTTGTGGGCAACTTGATATTTCCATCAGGCTTGAAGATGACCATTTAATAGCTGGGGTTTGTTTCTTGGCCAACACCCTCTCAGTTCATTGAGCTTTGAACACCTTGGCTTTTCTTGAACAACCTAACCAAATTTCTTGTTGACGCCGAGGGTCACATGGCTAAAGCTTGGACACAATCGTGTTTGCTCCAATGGCACATTGATcccaaaaacacaccaaaactggttttggaatATTTGCTCAGTTAACCGTAACCATTAAATCCACTGGAAATGTTTGACGACGCTTTAAAGTCCATCAGCAGGAAACAAACCAGTTCAAACAAACTCAACTGACTCTGCTAGGAGGAACGGTCCAACACCAAACCAGAATTATGCCAGAAGCTTGTTGATGATTTCTAGGTTCAACTCACTAATGGAACATACTGTGTCTCCAAATATTATCATGGGGTTCAAATACATCCTTAAAGGCTCAAAATGAATTCCTTCGATGGcgagtgtatgtaaacttttcaCTGGAAGTGTAAGTGCAACAAACTGaaagcacataaaaacacaaattgatCTCTCGAGGTTTCTGATGAGTTGAAACCTCTTCTTGATAATGTTCTTGTTCACAACATAAAAGGAGAAGTCTTCATAAAGGAACATTTCAAACGAGGTTCAAAATGACCATGTTTCTGCCTTAAACTCATCATTTCCGATCTGCCAGTCTCTGCAGCAGCGCAATGACCGTATCCTGCTTCGAGGAGAGCAGCTCCAACGCCGTGGCTATCCTTCCAAGAGACTCTGACATCCGCACCTCCCTCCTCTCACGCCTCTTCTCTCTGGCTTCCACCCTGCGCCGAGCCACCCGATCCAGGTAGCCCTGctcttcctgctgcttcagGACCTCCTGGAACAACCCGATGCTGCCTTGCTCCTTGTTTCCTTTCTGGTTCTGCCCCCCTGATCCCACACTCGCAGACGCAGATATCGAAGTGGCACTGGAAGCGGTGTGAGAGGAAGACGTTGTGGGGAACGAAGAGAGGCCAAGGATGTTCTGAGTGTGGCTAAGTGGGGTCGTACCGAGGCAGAAAGGTGTGACGCCCGACGTGAAAGACGGACCTTTTCGGCTTTTGTAGGCCGACGAGCCCAGGTCTGTGCTGCCGGATGAGCCGAGAGCAGAAGATGCAGAGGCTGtttcagtaaaacatggtgAAGAGATAAACGATGGAGACGGCACGATGGTCGCTGGCTGAATGCTAGTAGCAACAATGTCACCATTGAGGACAATAACAGGCTTGACCTCTGGAGCATTGACAAGCGTAACAGTTGTTGCAGTCTGTGAGGGACTGGCAGCTGTATTACTCATGATTTGGCTGGCGGCAGCTCCCAGACCAGCCGTATCCAAACCCCCGGTCCCAGCAAAGTCCCCATTGGGACGGATGATGGTGGTGGGCTGCGGAAGCTGCGCTGGTTTTGCAGAGATCTTTGTTGAAGGAATGGCCAGTGAAGAAGCTGTACTGCTACCTTTGTTCCTTTTGTTGCTAATGATTTGCGAGCCAATAGTATCACAGAGCGTGGCATCCATGAGctacagagagaaaaggaaaaccacaaactatttttattaatgaTACCAAGATGAGCAGCTAGTCATACCATGTAAAATTAACCTAATTAATACCCCTCTGATCACTGTAAAGCAGGAAGATACTGCCTTGAATTTTGTCTCTGGAAATTTTGAAGGACTTTTACAgacaatataaaatacatatagaCACAGAGGCTTTATCTCCCGGATTGTGTACTGCTGCATAGAAGAAAAGAGATCATCCTTTAATATTATGAGCTCATACAAAGTTAAGAAACTCTTCTATTGTATCAAGCACAAGAAGTCCTGCACACTTTCTTGTTCAAATTTCACACTTTTCCTCACTCACAATTGTCAGAGTTGTCCATCCACAAAGGTTGAGTTactttataaaagaaaatgcttcTCCAGGGATCTGGCTCTAaaggaagaacatgcaaaaagtACACACTGGCAAGGAGTGACAAGTGGACAAGTGGATggaaaatggggaaaaaaatcaatgatttggtggatgaatgaatgatggTTAGAGACGATAATAAGATAGATGGGTGATAGACAGAAGCAGATGAATGGATGAGTGTATGGAGGCatgatggatagatggatgagTAGAACATTTAGACAGTGATCCTGGAATCAGTCCAGTTATAAGTCACGTTAAAGTCGAAgtctttcatattttaacactCAAATCCATTGGGACTGTTTTCGTTGTGGACTCACTCAGACGTGTTAACATCCTGCTAACACAATGTTCAGCCCTGACTtttgtttctactgcttcttTTTGGAGATTCAGATTTTGTGTCGCCTCCATTCATCTTAAAGGAAAACCTGTTAGACCAGATAATAGCAACGCCTTCATTctacaacactgcaaaaagaTAAAGCAAAAGAGGACAACAGGACAGTCTGCGCAATCATTCTTTTATCCAGACTCATTACAAAATGTCATTCCTATATTCTGCTGCTTTAGGAAGGTTTGGATTAGTCTTAAAATGCCCAGCAGAGGGATTTGTCTCCACGCTCCTCCTCCTGACTTACATCAAAGAATTCCCAGGATGTTTTGGCATGTCCCGTCTCCCGGCTGCGGTCCTTGACCCTCTTGTACGTGACAATGAGGTTGTTCCACTTGCGGCGGATTTTTTCCACGGGAAGGACGTGGCCCTTTGAGGCCATCTCTTCCTGGACGCTCTGGAAGAGCTGGGAGCGCTCCCGCGTCTCATAGAGACCCCAGCGGCGGCCGACGGCCTCTATCAGGCACAGGACAGCTTTGGAGGAGAAATCGGAGCCGGAGGAGAGCGTCTTGTCTGAGGGAGCAGGTGGCAGCACTGCAGCTGGGACGGGACAAAGGCGGCTTTGGTCAGGGGCTTTCTCGCCGCACTTATCCTCTCATAACTTTAAAAGGAGCACATAAATCATAGCTGGTGCTGCCGTGACATACTTAAGAATATGTGCCCAAAAAGGATGACACAGGGTTTCCATCAAattattataagcctggcgggccaccaggctttacttgcgcccccaccaggctaaacaatgttaatttattttagttttttttaaatgattgcctttttttaaaaagattttatagttggtgtttaggtattcgTCTTCCATTCTTCCAAAAATGCATAACTATATAACTAATGcataagtaatattttcaaatttcctgtcaactctgaacattttttaactcaaaaacatggcggcGGTGGTTGGGCACTagagttttctgggggaaaccctgtgaCAGACATTTTTTGGTGGAATTCACGTCAttcaccaacacaaagtgaaaaagaaggAAGAGTGGATGATTTTCAACATCATTTGcaattgaaaatgtgattaCTGCGGAGTGAATTTGCACATCTAGAGTCAAATTATTCCACATTGTTCTCAGCAAAACACTTGGAGTCAGATGAAATGGAGAGTGTCTACTggaaatttagatttttcaatTGAGTTCAGGtacagactttgactagaccatttcAACACTTTGTATCTGGCTGTGTTTTTAATGCTGCTGCCCATTAGGAACACTAACCCTTTCCACAGCGTCAAGGCTTTGGCAGCCTCACAGGCTTTCTTCAGGGATCGACCGATTCTAGCTCAACTCATCTTCCCATCAAGTCTGACCAGCGTTGcacccccacagcatgatgctgtcaccaccatgttCCACAAAGGGAATGGCGAAAACAGAGCTGTGGAAATCGTGAATTGTTTTCCTTCACTTCACTTTGTTTTGGCCGATCACACCAAATCGCAACAAAACGTATTCAAATGATTTCTGgaataaagtgtgaaaaaaacgATATGGAGGCTTTTGTAGATGATACTAATTTAATGGCTTAATCGCATTTGTGTATTTCGTGCATTTACCACCTAGAAATATGCAGCATATCACTGGATTTTACGCATCAGTGTGGTTTCTTCTCTTACCTGGGGCAATCTTCAGGTATGTTTTCCCATCGGCTGATGATGTAAAGAACCGATCTGTGCTCACGGGATCTGAGATCAAACAAATTACATGACAAGACTTGAAACGGTGCCTGTATGAATTATGGTTATTATGGGGTATATTAACATGGAGATTAAACCTCTTATAGCTTTTAAACAATAACTGAGGTCCAGTGTCGACAGACTGATCTGTGGCCCCATGAATGGACTCATCTGTGCTCACACAGCAGAACGGAGGGAGCCGAGGTGTTGGCCTGCAGCTCCGTGTCAGTCAGTTCCTCCGCAGTCTGCTGCGCCCCTCCTCCTGCTCCCGCTCTGCATGCGGCATCTCCGCAGGGCGCAGGCGACTCCCGGCTGCCCAAACCCAGCGCAGATGAGCTTTCATCCCCGGCTTCGGTTTTCACATGCATCGCTGCGCCGCCTCCATGCAGGTTCGCGTCCATGGCTGCTGCggcatggaggaggagaagaagaagaagaagacgaaaaacaagaagggggaaaaaaaagaagggaaaaaaaaaaaactaacgtATGCGCACGTTTTTGTCTGCGCAGGCGTTCAACGGGAGAGAAAGTTTGGAGATCGCGGTTGTTGATCGGCGATGCACGCTTCGGCCGGAAGTCACGCCGCCGTCGCCGCCGCGTTCGGCTCGAGGAACGTTCTGCTCGGCCGCGTGCGCGCCAGGGCGACGCTCCCCCCGCGCGGGTTTTGTTTTCCAGCGACGAGCAGAGAAATGGCTGCGCCGTCCACCTCAGCTCAGCTGGCGGATGCGCAGGGCGGCTGCGCAGCTCGCAGCACGGATTTGCTACTAGGGAAGCGTGACAGTGACGTCAGCTGATCGCACGGCACGTGGTTCGCGAACGCCGCAGCTTCAAAAATAAGGTCAAAGGCATCAGTTCAAACCCACAGGAAAAAGATGCGTACCCAGGGTAGGTCTGAtctaaaatgtgttcaaaaactggatgttggttcagtaatttattttaacgctattatttttcttacaaagATATTAATACATGTCATATTTGGTTATTTGGATGATTATAatttacagctaataaaaacaaactacaaatatAGGCTAATTGATATTAGCCTCCatgatcatttttaattcataaaagGCGAGTTTGTAATAATTTAGGAGCCTGTTGACTTGGTCCATACAATCCTCCCTGCACAAGAAGGGTGAAGCCCAAAGTGAAGCTGATCGCaggaaaattgagtggaagaaaaaaaaagggctaTAAAATCATTAAGTCCGTAACAAAGCTACTGGTTGATTGCCAAATGGAGATGCAAAACTGACAATAATTCACGCAAACTAAGCATTAAGTGTACAAGCTTACATttcttgaattaaaaatatatttaggcCCGAGCAGCTAAGTGCTGCAAAGGCCTATTGTAATTGTactctttcttattttttagtTCGATCAAATGaatcgtatttgatcgaactcctcctagggatttcgatcgATCAgcttcaaacttggtcagtctGTTCATAAGGCATGGCTGATTAAGTTATCAAAACGGTGAGTTTTTGTGCATGCTGAAGGGGCCTGTGGGATCAGGTGGGATCGACGGAAACGCCGTCGATCCCACCGCATACGGTCGTCTCTAAATAATACATCCATCATCGGATTTCCACGTAACTTTTTATGATTGACTCTTGTGAACCTCTAAGGAGCCCAAAAGCACTGAATcgtaatttgactccactgcgccccctaggTTAATCCATCAGCcaatctgcaccagattttttgtcCGTCGTCAAAGAGCGCTGCCAAATGCATCGGTACGTATCGTCTGGCAGACGGGCGTGGGAACTGCGGGAGAGCGTCTGCGGTGGCTGGCTGGCAGAGGTGCCAGAATCCCGGCGGTTGGAGCGGCGCTGAGCTCTGAGGGCCGTCCGACGCCGCTTGCGGCTTTAATTcttattgttgaaataaaatttactaTTGGCTGAATTTGGGGTTTTCAAGAAGTCTAAGCTAAGCCATCAGTTGGACTGCCATGTTTGATCTCTTTTCTAAACAtccaacaatttttttttttcaacttttcaagaAATTTAGGATGATTGCACAAGTTTAGGAAACACTCTAGGTTAATTTATTATAGAAACATTCACAAGACATCCACAGTCAGTGCAGACGTGTCAACCTTTTGGCAGTTTTAAACATAGTTCcacaatgtaataaaaaacaagccacataaaacaaattcatttaagcataaaacatacaaaaacataaaaaagaaaccgTTATTACAAATTGCATTGGtcctgcatttaaaaaaaaaacttaaggtCTTAATTGTGTTGAACACTTGgtcatttttgtttgcagtttacTCACGAAAGCATTGAAAATGAAGATTTCGGAGATCgttttagatgaaaaaaaaagagtttctcAAAGAGATAAACATTTGGCAACTGCTTTCTGTACATGGGAGGCAGTTCAGGCTTTACGCACAATTACATCAGCTTTTGTGggaaattaatattaataatacatacCTCTCGCTTTGCGGTAATGCATTCCTCTTTACATAAAAGTCTGAAGGTTGACATCAAATCCTTATCTGAGTAATACTTTTATCAACTGATGTGCTTAACCAGAATTTGGATTTTAACAAAGGGGAACAGCAACataataaaacttcaacagTGGCTGCAAATACAAACTTGGCCTCAACAGGCCACCGTTAGGTCAAAAATTAGTACTGGTATTCCTCCATGGATTAAACCAGGTTTAGTGAGACTTTGGCCAtgttaaaatgtccaaattgcAAACTCAGTTTTAATCTGTGAGAGCTAAATCCAGGTTTAGTTTTCGCTCAGGGTGGATTTGCGGCGCATGGTGCGATCATGTTGTTTTGAACCGTTGCAACAGATAAAGGCTTCGGATAACTTCAGCAGTTCATCCTCCTAAAATGCACCGTTATCATTTCATTAATATGCATCCTCCATTGCATACCTCTCAATTTTCATAAGTTAAGGccataaatatttgtaaataaatactaaaaagtGTCATAATCTAGCTACgttttaacactttaaaatcttgtgttaaaaaaaaagtattatctTGGACTTTTGGTTATTTCTAGTTGCAAACATCTCAGGTTACGCCGCCATTTTATTCCCCACACAATGTAAAAGTTTGTGGGCCAACCGGTTGCAAAAGTGAGTCTCAAAGTTCCCTCAACTGGCACAACAAGGCTTCAGAGCAGACGGTTGAGTTCTGTGTTTTAGTTCAACGCATTCCTGACCAATCCACACAATAGTTTCACATGGCAAGGGAGCATGTGACAAGAAGGGGCGGACGACATGAGGCTGAGAACAAAAGTGACACCATTTTCGTCACATAACTTCGACAAAGAGAACCGATTTCAAAACTTCGGCCCGACCCTGCAGGACGAGACTTTTCTGAGTTTACTCTAAGACTCTCAGGATGAAGATAACCACAGAACATCATAGAGAATCTGCTGTACTTCAGTTCATATCGAAgcatgtttttcaaagagtGTGCCATACATTCAGTACTggcacacatttttttaacattttctttcattagttcaacagaatatttaaaaaaacaaggtgGATCCTGGTTAGATAAAGAGCAATcaaattaccgtattttccacattataaggcgcaccttcaatgaatggcctattttaaaccttttttcatatataaggcgcatcgcattataaggcgcatagaatagatgctacagtagaggctggggttacattatgcatccattagatgaaGCTgtgctaaagggaatgtcaacaaaatagtcagataggtcagtcaaactttattaatatattacaaaccagcgttctgaaaactccgttcattcccaaaatgaataaacatctgtttgattattttccccgaggtaaagtaagtgacgtggt
The DNA window shown above is from Xiphophorus couchianus chromosome 16, X_couchianus-1.0, whole genome shotgun sequence and carries:
- the LOC114160210 gene encoding uncharacterized protein LOC114160210 isoform X1, which gives rise to MDANLHGGGAAMHVKTEAGDESSSALGLGSRESPAPCGDAACRAGAGGGAQQTAEELTDTELQANTSAPSVLLYPVSTDRFFTSSADGKTYLKIAPAAVLPPAPSDKTLSSGSDFSSKAVLCLIEAVGRRWGLYETRERSQLFQSVQEEMASKGHVLPVEKIRRKWNNLIVTYKRVKDRSRETGHAKTSWEFFDLMDATLCDTIGSQIISNKRNKGSSTASSLAIPSTKISAKPAQLPQPTTIIRPNGDFAGTGGLDTAGLGAAASQIMSNTAASPSQTATTVTLVNAPEVKPVIVLNGDIVATSIQPATIVPSPSFISSPCFTETASASSALGSSGSTDLGSSAYKSRKGPSFTSGVTPFCLGTTPLSHTQNILGLSSFPTTSSSHTASSATSISASASVGSGGQNQKGNKEQGSIGLFQEVLKQQEEQGYLDRVARRRVEAREKRRERREVRMSESLGRIATALELLSSKQDTVIALLQRLADRK
- the LOC114160210 gene encoding uncharacterized protein LOC114160210 isoform X2 — protein: MSPFMGPQISLSTLDLSYCLKAIRDPVSTDRFFTSSADGKTYLKIAPAAVLPPAPSDKTLSSGSDFSSKAVLCLIEAVGRRWGLYETRERSQLFQSVQEEMASKGHVLPVEKIRRKWNNLIVTYKRVKDRSRETGHAKTSWEFFDLMDATLCDTIGSQIISNKRNKGSSTASSLAIPSTKISAKPAQLPQPTTIIRPNGDFAGTGGLDTAGLGAAASQIMSNTAASPSQTATTVTLVNAPEVKPVIVLNGDIVATSIQPATIVPSPSFISSPCFTETASASSALGSSGSTDLGSSAYKSRKGPSFTSGVTPFCLGTTPLSHTQNILGLSSFPTTSSSHTASSATSISASASVGSGGQNQKGNKEQGSIGLFQEVLKQQEEQGYLDRVARRRVEAREKRRERREVRMSESLGRIATALELLSSKQDTVIALLQRLADRK